The Maniola jurtina chromosome 21, ilManJurt1.1, whole genome shotgun sequence genome contains the following window.
ATGTTCCCTCTGGAGTTTACTACGTCGGGAGGATTGGACCATGTAAGTCTTTAAGACTCCTCCTCTCTCTCTCTGCTGAGGGTTGTGAACTTTCCATTGATCTAACAACGGTAGAATTTTCGGTATAGTAATGCCGTGGGTTTCGAAGGCCTctttcgcacgagagcttttttaacgtccgttaaaaaagcgttcaaatagaacaaatgcattcccaagtatctgttcacacgttatcgtttttttaacgcgcacttagTATGtccagcgcaacgccgggttttaacgcaacgcttttttaacgctcgtgcgaataagGGCTAAATCCCAGCTATTGCGAGTGGGTTGCTATTTATCGTTCCAATTCAAGATACTGTAAAGGAACCTATTAGGGGTCGATATCTAtcagtttaataaaactgccacagttttattaaacagttttattaaattagcccgcttccacaaTACTTGCCAGGATTCTGGCTGGAATTAACACCTGtttagacatttttaaccctcgCAGGTAGAAGACTACGTGAGAATCCTGTATGGTTTCTACGTGGAAGGCGCGATGTGCTTGTTGGCGTGCATGCTCGCCACTATTCGCCGACACAGCAGCTCGGCGCTCGCGTGCCTGTCCCAAACGCACCGCTTATTCCAGACCGATGTGTGTGAAGACTGCGTTAAAACTACGAGGAAATAACCGAGATTTGAATATTTGATGTGTTTATACTTGCCTTCTAAGTTCTAGCTGGAACAAGTCTATGGCTCGTCTTGGCGAGGGCACTGCCGTGCCTCCTGCTTTATTaccatactagccgatgcccgcgactgcgtttCCGtggataggtttttaaaaatcccgtgggaactcaaaaaattcaaaattgtttattttcggTAACTTTGTTAACAATCATCTGTAGGAGGTTGGAGCCTTTTTTTAAAGGTAGGAGAACTACCTCTGTGTCAGAAGAcaccgctcttccataacaataGACTCATTGATTAATCGGGAtcatagcctatgtccgtccccaggatgtaagctaactctgtacttttcaacaaaatcggttaatggttgggccgtgaaaagctagcagacagacatacacactttcgcatttataatattataattatgaataATCTGATGGGTCTGCTACTACGCCACCACTTCATTGGATAGACACCCAAGGCTATTATCATCAGATAGGTAGATACTAATCTactgaaagaaataaaaaacagaaaaaatattatgttgtatttATTTACCACTTCCTACTAACTAGTCAACATAGCTATATACAGCGTTATTTACCACGAGCAAAGTAAAATAACAGTAATCGAATCATACAATAACTATTACAATCTGCGGTTTCATATGAAATTTTCTATAGATGTATATCTAATCTTTGTCCAACTAATTCATATCACAGTACTGTACGAAATAAAATAGACATCATTCATGTGAAATAAAAGGCAGatttacaagaaaaaaaaaaaaactgaaaattaaTACATTGcgatttaaaaatattggaaTATTTTTCTACGGGTCGCGCGGAACTTCTGTACTGAACCCTCACGAAATTAGACTTTGATTTCGTAATGCGAATTCCGCTTTACATAATTTTCCAGTGTTTTGAAATTAAAACCAACTTTTCGCTATAAGATCTCACATTAGCTAGAAATTCGACGCGACCGCTATTTTAGCTTGCATATTCAAAATTGCAAAGCTATTAAAGCTAAATAATCATATAAGCTATTGTTTTATCCCTTGCTTCGCTTGGATTCCTTCAAAATGTCATCTTCTGGGCTCTCGGTAGTGACGCCTGGGCTGCTTTTCTTCCCCTTGAGCGCTTCCTTCACAGCATCCACTAAGTTCTGAGGCTCAGATATGGAGACTTTGTTACCTGTACCAACAGAACAtcctatattatttattttatattggtGTCTATTccgttgtacacaatctctaaaatgGCGTGGCAATCGCGATGGCAGTAATTCAAAAAGGCAGTTTCGAGAAAACGGCGCTTTATGTTTTGttctaataatattttgtattcagAGGCATACAGCCTAGATCTTTTAACGTAtgaatgtaattttaaaaaaaactaataattcAGCTTAATGCCTTCTCGATTACCCCGGTAGTAagctaaaatttaaaactttattttttggaCAAAAAACATTGTGGAAGGCTCTACTTTCATATCTGGCATTTTACTTTGGCTCAACATTTTAGGAACCAAAACTATTAATGCAGCAGATATACAGTAGTTTGTTAAAACTGTACCTACAATATGCTGTCCAATAACCTTCTAATTAGAAAAAATTACGATGACTGAAACTGTTGTTGTTGAAGTGAACAACAGTTAAACTAGGGTTTTCTATTATACGTGTTCTATTTtcgctatttttagggttccgtacctcaaaaggaaaaacggaaaccttatagaatcactttgttgtctgtctgtctttcgtgtctgtcaagaaaacctatagggtacttcctgttgacctagaatcatgaaacttggcagatATTTTACTAGGATCAACTGCTAATTGTCTGCTCAGTCTGGTCGACGATCTGTCGTCTGCGTTAGGTTTAAGAGCGTGCAAAAACTCACAATACGTTAAATAAATTTTGCAACTTACAAAAGAAGCGCTTCTCTCTTTATATTTTGTGACCTACGAGAAGcaaaattatttgttaatatCACTTTACAGttctaccacttttataagccATTTCaacaaaattcgtttgcgcagaaaaaTTCAACCTAACGCTGGCTAAAACCGAATGTAAACCAATGAAAttcagaccttattgcttgaagttaagattttaaacacaaaaacaacagaaactCGAGCTATCttgctcataattcgcgcgtgtAGGCAACCATCAGTAGCGTAcagacgcgcgctatgattggctttctgaaaaaataagatttctgcgcaagtACATCGACGTAACTCATAAAAGTGGTAGCATCGTACGGTATTactaatatatttacaacatcGGCTATAGCATGATGGCTAAAGGGGATTGCAAaggaattttgaaataaaacaacagTTAAATTGTCAAAATTTTCATATATTACTGAAAATTATTTACACCTTTACAATTTCATAAATATATTACATAGAACAACAACCATCATACTATATCCTTACGGATTAACTAACAAGCgttcatattttaataacataacTACAGTAAGCATTAAatgcctttatttatttacaaatgttTGTGCGTATTCGCTAGTACACAACTCTCTAAATTGACAGATCCTTAAATAGTGCTATCCTCTTCAGCGGGGAACATTCTATAGCTTCATTCAAAGGATAGCATTACTATAAGACCTGTAAAGCTTTTGTTTAGAGAGATATACACAATCGAACAGACACCATTATTAtcctaaatattttcaaaatcaatgcGATTATTGCAATTCTTTCTATTGGCTGACTACCACAAATTCAGCTTATTTGGTTATAAACAAGTCAACAATTAAATTGACTGGTCAAAGAGTCACCTTGTCCTGGCTGAGACAGACTTAGACACTgtttaaaacgagatagcgttgtatcgctgacataaatctgtctcgttttaaccgaaaTTCACAGATCTCATCCTTAGTGTCTATATAATGTCTAATATATCTGTCTCCTTTTAGCTGTATCTTCAGTCAGGACAAAGCCAGAGTATAGTCTAATAGACCTCAGTCTTAATCTTACTTCATActagcttcgcacgggtgcttaaaataaaatatagcctatgtcactcaggaagaatgccgctttctattggtgaaagaatgtTCAAAATCgcttcagtagtttcagagattactttctacaaacaaactcacaaactttacctctttatcatattagtatagatataacaACCGCCCCTCTTTCACCAAACTTGTAATTACCTGGCTATAATATTATCGTCAGtcagttataaataataatgtgattatttattaaatcgTCGCTGTTAAAGTTCATGCTAGATCATACAgcttaaaatacttttttctaAAGCAACTGTTGATTGTGACGATCGCAATTTCATACATCAGATGTGTGACTAATCTCACTAAAAACTATACGAATACTAGCAAACCCGGCGAACTCCGTTTCGCCACcagatggcttcgttttatgtAACATTTCGTTTGGTGattaaaagaagaagaaaaacggCGCCATCTACTTAAAATATTGGTTTGTAGTACATGCtatgaaaaaagattttcacgcttttctgttgaaatttttcctgaattttctttgctataaaccacacggagcccgagacctttccaacgaatgcaaaaccgtggaaatcggttcgtgcgttatggagttatagcgtcaggaaggaaaacccgacttatttttatatagtagattattaaatatttatgccTCATATAACTCAGGGTCCTGCTCTTTTTGTTTGCGTACCGTATCTCTATATCCCAGAGGTACATCCCGATATTGTAACTCTTTTTCAGACCGTTCACTTTCATCAATATACTTTTGCAACCCTACAGTATCTTTCACATCGCTTGAGGCAAACATAATAAAGGCTATTATGGAAGAAAAGAAGCCTACGAGGAAAGTGGTTCTATTTTTCTCGAAAGTGTCAATCATGCTATCTAGGAAAGTCCACACTGGTTTCTCTCGGGTGTTAGATTCGCGATTGGCTTCGTGAATTGTTTGGGAGTCTTTCGGACTTTCGCTTTTTTTGGTTGTTgctgtaaaataaattttagcaAGCTTACAAGATGCAAACTAGATGGTGGCggatgaattttatattttactgaatTTGTTATTTAGTACATTTTGACGTTACTGTCTAATTTAAGCTCTCTATCCATGGAAAGAAGTTTGTATAGCACTTTCTCTGTCACATAATGCCATACATGtgacagagccaaaaatctcagtggacgtgtttaccattttgagtcaccaaccaatcacaatgattcattggtgactcaaaatggccCACTGTTTGtcaatgtcatttgtatgggaaagaGCGCTACACTAATTTTTGTAAACACTTTCTGTGGATGGTCTTTCGTTGCGTTCGAATGATGTTACTTACATTTTAATAGTACATTAATACAGATTAATAAATAAGCTCTGTTTGAATCGAAATTCCATCGATAAGGGGTTAAGAAAATGATTTCCGACTTTGTAACTCCAAACAATTAGGTAGATAGCAACTGAAGTACTTTATTTTGTCGGTAGTATATCTAGTTTCTATGATAAATAGCGTTAATCTACATAAAAGCTATGTTTTCTCACCGTCTCTGTCGTAGGAGACACCTTGTATTTGTCCGGGTGTGTCCTCCTCCAGCTCCGCGTACGCGTAGACGAGGGCTTTCTGCTTCTCGGTCAGCGACTTTGGTACCTTAAAGAACAAAAAATCAAGCAAAATGAAGTACATCTTAGCTGGTGACGCTTGGAAAATCTGGAAGAATTCACCGAACGCACACAGAGTTGTCTCTAGGCGTTTTGTTCAAGCGTAATATAGTTCTCTCATTTCAGTATGTCATATTGGATCAGTTCATCAATCCAAACTAAATATAACCCTACCCTAAACCCTATGATGTTTGAACCTAGCGACAGCCGCGCGGCCGCATCGCTGCAACCGCGCTGCCTCCACGCGGCACTTTGCGGCAAATTTTAAGACGCCCTTAAGCGAGAATCAAACATATGGTTCGTTAGTTGTTACCTGTATCTTGATATGGACATAATGATCGCCGTAGCCGTGCTGGCTCACACGCTTCATGCCCTTCCGCGACAAGCGGATCGTGCTGTGAGACGACGTGCCCGGGACGATCTACGACAAAcaatcaattaatataatatcatcCTAACCTATATAGAGATACAGTACTCTGACGCCTCTGATGGTAAATGCCGACCCTTTAACATAGGGTTTTTTCAGATCCTTCATCccgcacgattgctctgtctagaccACTTCGTTGTACCTCCttactttaattaaaattcccttttttataaaaaatagcgagcaaacgagcaggcgggtcacctggtgttaagtggtTACCGCCACCCATAAACaattgcagcaccagaagtaCCGTTGATGCATTTCCTGTATAAAAATCCagttctttaactatacccatgcgaTCAATACGaaacgaaagtgtgtttgtttgtctttctgctggcttttcatgtttaaccaattttgacggggtACAGAGATAATCCTAAAAAAGGCCATAGGTTACTTTggtctcggaaaatcagagttctcacagtatttttagaaaacctaaatcaatgcggacgaagtcgcaggcatctagttatacataataatatcctTCTGACCTTCTTCTTTCTTCCTTCTGGGCTgttttccgcacttaaacgtttccgtgcGTTGTACGTGTCCTCCCGACCTAATTTCATATGAGTTACGTACCTGTAATGTATGGTCTTCATACAGCCCTTGTATTCTCACAGTGCCGCCTAGAAGTGCTTGAGATACGGAGATCTgaaataagaaattaattacattataaaacaatttttgcttAAGGCTGGCTATACACAAGTCAGGTTGAATACTTCCAGATATTGGTGGTACCAGGGTAATCATATACCTGGCGCGGATCAATATTAGAAAAACAGCTGGAGAGCCATTAAATAACTCTTGAGATTGGTATATGCTCATATATGTGCAGACATCTCGTTTACATTTATCATAACGAGGCGAAGTAAGTTCCAGAtatgtaaagaaaaaataagttttctcttttgtttttctttacatTTCTAGAACTTTCTTCACAGAACAGTTAATAGACCTGAAAAACAATCAATCGCCACCTTCCACTCCATACCCACTAACGGCACGTTCACACTGTGTCGTCACGGTAATTTATCGTCGTTTCGTTATTAGAAGATCGTGCCATCCTATATGTGAACACCTCCATTCAAATATACAACCCGTGATGTTGTAAACTGCACGACAACAGAGTGGCAACGCGCTTTACACTGCGATATCAACAATACTCACAGTACAATCAGTGTGAACATCTGGTCCATCCCGCTTGAAGTAGCTAGAACTCTCCACTTTGAAGGTGACGAAGATCTCCGAGTTACCAACTGACATGCGCACTGTCTGACCGTCTTCCACACCCGCTGGCACTGGCACTGTGATTTTTTTGCGTTGTACCTTACATAAAACAGTAGAGGTTACAATTTGTTCATATAAATAAACACTGTAACATAATCCATCCTATATATGAAAGtggcctgtctgtctgttaatttTTACatcccatctgcttaaccgattttaacgaaaggtacagagatagcttgcatcctagagatgggcataggtaactttttattcgcgattcccacaggatttaaaaaaaaaacatacttttaATTCAGGATAAAGAAATAGTCCCATGCAATTTATaggaagttttttttattagaaactttttcgcgtggatttagccaCGCCGAAAGAATCGTAGGcatcatttattttgaaatttggagaatataatattatttgagtaCCTGGTTGAAGAATTTTAAGTTTcaatgggatctttaaaaatccatGCAGAAGGGAATAAGCTAGTTATTTCTATAATGTTTCATCTTTATAACTTtcatactttttttaataagatgAAGAATAGATAATGAACTATAACAGTGCTTATTTCTTTCTTTGATTATGGAGCCTTAAAAAGTAAgtgaaataaatacttactgaCTGTCCTTTTCCTTCACACTCAACACAAGGGAACTTAATTAGCATCCTAGT
Protein-coding sequences here:
- the LOC123876551 gene encoding protein tumorous imaginal discs, mitochondrial-like isoform X1 yields the protein MAPTQSIIGFLNPKTLSAVFTSNISKTSCRFIHRCNCNHLLGSPMVSVSALGRKNFKNNIDGPRHRSIHTTNSLYARVDYYKVLGVSKNASAKDIKKAYYQLAKQYHPDANKSDPEASRKFQEVSEAYEILSDENKRKQYDTYGTTSDNMGMGGPGGTEGFTHQWQYKSTIDPEELFRKIFGDAGFKSEAFSDFAESQFGFGASQEVIVNLRFTEAARGVNKDININIIDTCPKCMGTRCEPGTKSIKCTYCNGTGMETFSRGPFVMRSTCRHCHGTRMLIKFPCVECEGKGQSVQRKKITVPVPAGVEDGQTVRMSVGNSEIFVTFKVESSSYFKRDGPDVHTDCTISVSQALLGGTVRIQGLYEDHTLQIVPGTSSHSTIRLSRKGMKRVSQHGYGDHYVHIKIQVPKSLTEKQKALVYAYAELEEDTPGQIQGVSYDRDATTKKSESPKDSQTIHEANRESNTREKPVWTFLDSMIDTFEKNRTTFLVGFFSSIIAFIMFASSDVKDTVGLQKYIDESERSEKELQYRDVPLGYRDTVRKQKEQDPELYEA